In Candidatus Paceibacterota bacterium, a single genomic region encodes these proteins:
- a CDS encoding oligosaccharide flippase family protein, protein MKKWLYSLLRKSESYTKTDMVYLAEGGFWLTVGQAVASGAALLISIAFANLLPPETYGIYRYIISIGSLILITTLTGVDAAVTQSVARGYEGALPIGVKIKMKWGCIGTLVALAIGVYYFLQGNSTLAISFGVVSLFMPFSESFDVYNAFLTGKKLFGIQTIYGIIRKIVYIVAIVGTLFLTDNVYTIISVYFLSLTIPALIFLFITYKKYKANDSRDTDMVSFGKNLSIVHLLSLVAMELDKILVFQYVGAVDLAVYALAIAPADQIKGLFKNVNALAMPQFAQRNVEEIKAAIRKKLKILFLAVSSIVFVYILLASPFFEIFFPKYLASVPYSQVLALSVIPVVVTGLLYTILEAQKAQKELYQHSIYSNVLNLVILFPLVYYFGIWGAVGARFVTRVFALGLTTFLVRKLPE, encoded by the coding sequence ATGAAAAAATGGCTTTATAGCCTGCTCCGAAAGAGCGAATCCTATACCAAGACTGATATGGTGTACCTCGCGGAGGGAGGGTTTTGGCTTACTGTAGGTCAAGCGGTAGCCTCTGGAGCCGCTCTCCTCATCTCCATCGCTTTTGCCAACTTATTACCACCAGAAACTTACGGTATCTATCGATATATCATTTCCATAGGAAGCCTCATCCTCATCACTACTTTGACCGGAGTAGACGCGGCTGTCACCCAGTCAGTCGCCAGAGGTTACGAAGGGGCCCTTCCTATCGGGGTAAAAATAAAAATGAAGTGGGGCTGTATCGGCACGCTTGTGGCTCTCGCCATAGGAGTGTACTACTTCTTGCAGGGTAACTCGACACTAGCTATTTCGTTTGGTGTGGTATCCCTTTTTATGCCGTTCTCAGAAAGCTTCGATGTTTACAATGCATTTCTAACTGGCAAGAAACTTTTCGGCATTCAAACTATTTATGGCATCATTAGGAAAATCGTCTATATCGTAGCAATAGTCGGCACCCTGTTTTTGACAGACAATGTTTATACTATTATTTCTGTCTACTTCCTTTCTCTAACTATACCCGCACTTATTTTTTTGTTCATCACTTACAAAAAATATAAGGCTAACGATAGTAGGGATACTGATATGGTATCTTTCGGCAAAAATCTAAGCATCGTCCATCTACTCAGCTTAGTGGCAATGGAGCTAGATAAGATTTTGGTATTTCAATATGTCGGAGCAGTAGACCTCGCTGTATATGCTCTGGCTATTGCCCCAGCAGATCAAATAAAGGGCTTATTTAAAAATGTAAACGCCTTAGCTATGCCCCAGTTTGCGCAAAGAAATGTGGAGGAGATAAAAGCAGCTATCCGGAAAAAATTGAAAATACTTTTTCTAGCAGTCAGTTCGATCGTTTTTGTCTACATCCTACTAGCTTCTCCATTTTTTGAGATATTTTTCCCGAAATATTTAGCTTCCGTTCCTTACTCGCAAGTTTTAGCCCTGTCTGTTATTCCAGTGGTAGTGACAGGACTCCTCTATACCATACTCGAAGCCCAGAAAGCCCAGAAAGAACTTTATCAACACAGCATATACAGCAATGTTCTAAACTTAGTTATATTATTTCCCCTAGTATATTACTTCGGCATTTGGGGAGCAGTAGGAGCTCGATTCGTTACCAGAGTATTTGCTCTTGGACTAACCACCTTTCTTGTGAGAAAGTTGCCAGAATAA